CTCGCAGCAAAACCCTTCTCCCCTTGCGGGAGAAGGTGGCGCGAAGCGCCGGATGAGGGGGCCTATTCCGATGAATCCCTCGTCCGTCGCCGCGTTCTGCGAAGGCGTTCGAACACCAGCAAGTTACCGTCTCAAGTTGCAGCCCTAACCCACCAGCACGCTCCGCGCCTCCGTCACCGACGCCGCTCCCTCCATCACCATGCGCGCCAGTCCCGGCGCCGCGACCGCGATGTTCTTCGCGAAGAAATGCGAGAGCGTTTCATAACGCGCCGCATTGGGATCATTCTCCCGGCACGCCAGCCGCGCGCCTTTCTCCAGCAGCGTACCGCCGCGCGCCAATGCGAACAGACGCAGATAAGGCGTCGCGCCGGCGAGGCCCTGCGCCGGCGCCTCCTTCATTGCCTTCGCCATGAAGACGCTCGCCTGCGCCAGCGCCTCGACCGCCTCGGCAAGCGCGGCATAATCGCTTTCCGCGGCGATCGCGCGCATGTCCGCGATCTCGCGGCGCACGGCCGCGCCGCCGGACATCGCCAGCTTGCGTCCGGCGAGGTCGATGGCCTGAATGCCGTTGGTTCCTTCGTAAATCGCGCAGATGCGCGCGTCGCGCATGAGCTGGGCGACGCCGGTCTCCTCGATATAGCCCATGCCGCCATAGACCTGCACGGCGAGCGAGGTCGCTTCATTGCCGATGTCGGTCGAGAAGGCCTTGGCGACGGGCGTCAGCAGGCCCGCGCGTTCGTCGGCCTCCATCGCCCGCGCGGGATCGGTCTCGCGACGGGCGCGGTCGATCGAGGCGGCGGTCTCGAAACAGATGGCGCGGGCGGCGGCGGTCAGGCTCGCCATGGTCAGCAGCATGCGCGCGACATCCGGGTGTTCGACAATGGCGCTCGTGTCCGAGGCCCCCGGCGCGCGGCCCTGCCGGCGCTCGCGCGCATAGGCCAGCGCCGCCTGCGTCGCACGCTCGGCCAGCGCCACGCCCTGAACGCCCACGGAGAGGCGGGCGTTGTTCATCATGGTGAACATGCAGGCGAGACCGTTATTCTCTTCGCCGATGAGGAAGCCGGTAGCGTCCTCGTAGATCATCGTGCAGGTCGGCGAGCCATGGATGCCGAGCTTGTGCTCGATGCCCGCGCAGCGCAGCGCGTTGCGGCGTGTAAAGGCGCCGGCGTCGTCCGGCAGGAATTTGGGCGCCAGGAAAAGCGAAATGCCTTTCACGCCGGGCGGCGCGTCCGGGAGGCGGGCGAGAACGAGATGCAGGATATTATTGGCAAGATCGTGCTCGCCATAGGTGATGAAAATCTTCTGTCCGCTGATCCGGTAGGAGCCGTCGGCGTTGCGCTCGGCGCGCGTGCGCAGAAGCGCGAGATCCGAGCCCGCCTGCGGCTCGGTGAGGTTCATCGTCGCGGTCCATTCGCCGCTGACGATCCGGGCGAGATAGGTCGCCTTCAGCGCGTCGCTGGCGTGCGACTCCAGCGCCTCGATGCCGCCGTGGCTGAGCAGCGGACACAGCGCGAAAGCGATGTTGGTCGCGTTCCAGATTTCCGTGCAGGCGGCGTTGAGCAGGGCAGGGAGGCCCATGCCGCCGTGGGCCGGATCGGCGGCGATGGCGTTCCAGCCGCCCGCGCGCCACTGGTCATAGGCGTCCCGCCAGCCGGGCGGGGTGGCGACGGCGCCCTCCGTGAAGCGCGATCCGACGCGGTCGCCGATCCGGTCGAGCGGCAGCAACTGCCCTTCGGCGAATTTGGCGGCTTCCTCGAGCGTCTGCTCGGCCAGCCCGCCGGCGATATCCGCATGAACCCCGCCGGCGTCGAACGCCTCCCGGCCCGCCGCGAGACGCAGAGAAAAGATGAGGTCCTGAAGCGGCGTGCGATAGGTCATTTTGTCCTCTGCTGGGTCGAATCACGCCTTCGAATTTAGGGCGCCTTGCGACAAGGTTCCGGCTTTTCGAGTGGGGCGCGGAAGGCGTAAAAGCGGGGGCATTACAAAACAAGAGGCCGCACCATGCCGCTCTACGCTTTCCGCTGCCAGACCTGCGCCCATGAGTTCGAAACGCTCGCCCGTTTCGAGGAAACGCCCGAATGCCCGGCTTGCGGCGGCGCCCATGTCGAGCGCCAGCTGTCGCTGATCGCCAAGCCGGCCGCCGGCGGCGACGCCGGCGCGGGCGAGAGCTGCGCCGCCATGGCGGGCGGCGCGCCTTGCGCGGGCTGCCCCGCGCTCGCCGGATGACCGAGGCGGAAACCCTTCTCGGCGCCCGACGTCTCTTCGTGCCGGCGAATGGGCTGACCTTCGAGGTCTTCGAGGCCGGCGAGGGCGACCGGCTTGCGCTTCTGCTGCATGGCTTTCCGCAGCATGCGGTGATGTGGCGGGGGCTGGTCGCGCCGCTCGTCGCGATGGGATACCGCGTCTGGGTCGTCAATCAGCGCGGCTATGGCGCGACCACTCGCCCGGCGGGGCGCGCGCATTACGCGGCAGAGGCGCTGACCGGCGACGTCGTCGGCCTCATCGACGCCTCGGGCGCGCGCGACGTGACGCTCGTGGGTCATGACTGGGGCGGTCTGATCGCCTGGGTCGTGGCGATCCGGCGTCTGCGGCCGCTCTCGGCGCTGGTCGCCGTCAATATTCCGCACCCTCTCTGTTTCAAGGCGGCGCTACGCGGTTTCCGCCAGAGGCTCAGATCCTATTACGTCGCCTTGTTTCAGATTCCTGTCCTGCCCGATCTGTTGCTGTCCGCCGGACGCGGCTGGTTCACGGAGCTTCTCATCCGCCGCGCCGCGGGACGGCCTTCGTCGATCCCGCCGGCGGCGATGGACATCTACCGGGCGAACGCCGCGGCGCCCGGCGCGGCAACGGCCATGCTGAACTGGTATCGCCGCGCCGCGCCGGATCTTTTCCGCGCCCGCGACCTCGATAAGCCGGTGGAGACGCCCGTCTTCATCATATGGGGAACCGACGACGTTGCGTTGGGGGAGGAATGTCTCGATGGAACTGAACGTTACGTGCGGAATTTAAGGGTTGCGCGGCTGCCGGGCGTCAGCCATTTCTCGCCCGAGGACGCGCCTGAACAGATGCGGGAGATTCTGGAGGATTTTCTCCGCGGGGGGATTTCGCGTGAATAATGGTCTTCCGGGCGATTTGAGCAGTTGACTTGCTGGGCTTTCGTGAGAATCTCCCGTACTTCTAAATACCAGCCGGAAGAGCGCCTGCATGCGCGTCGGCTGGTTCCGATATCTGATCCAAGGCCGAGTTTTTCGGCCCCTGCCAAGGAGAGTGATCCATTCGCCGGCCAATGAAGAGCATCGCGGCGCCGCAGAAGGAAGGCCCCCGCATCAACCGTGAAATCCGCGTGCGCGAAGTGCAGCTGATCGATTCAGAAGGCAAGAATCACGGCGTCGTCCAATTTCCGGACGCACTCGCCCTGGCCGAGCAGGCCGGGCTGGATCTTGTCGAGATCGCCCCGAACTCCACGCCCCCCGTCTGCAAGATCCTCGACTATGGCCGCTTCCGCTTCGCCGAGCAGAAAAAGGCCGCCGAGGCGCGCAAGAAGCAGAAGGTTGTCGAGGTCAAGGAGATAAAGCTGCGCCCCGGCATTGACGAACACGACTACGACGTCAAGATGAAGGCGGTTCGCCGCTTCTTCGAGGAAGGCGACAAGGTCAAGGTGACGCTGCGTTTTCGTGGGCGCGAAATCGCCCATCAGGACATTGGCTATCGCCTGATGACCCGCGTGAAGAGCGAAACCGCCGAAATGGCGAAAGTCGAGCTCGAGCCGTCGATGGAAGGACGGCAGATGGTTATGGTTCTCGCGCCGAGGTAAGGGCGCTTTGCCCGCTTTGTGGCGGCGGCGGGCCGGGGAAGGGCTGGGGTTTTGAATATGTCGATTGCGCCGTCCTGGACGATCATTTCTCGGGCGGCGACAGCGGCCGCGCTTTTTTGCGCCGTCGTCCCGGCGCCTGCGTCCGCTCAGCTCGCGCTTCCTGGCGCGGTGGCGCCGACTCCCGAAGGGACGATCGCGTCGCCCGCGCGTCCCAAGAAGAAATTGAGCAGCGGCGGCATGGGCTCCGCCCGCGGCCCGGTTGTCATGCCCAAAGCGCCCTCCGAGGACACGATCGTCGGCAAGACGCTCAAGCTCGACGGCAACGCCAGCGCGATCGAATTCTCCCGCGCCGCGAGCGGCGAGTTGCAGGTCGCCAAACTCTCCCTTTCGGGTGACCGGCTGTCGCGCTCGGGCGAGGAGTGCCGCGTCGAGGTCGCCGGCATGCCGCTCAAGCTGACCGCGAGCGACAGCGGCGCCGGACTGCGCCGCTATCAGGTCGCCTCCTTTCCGGCCTGTCCCTTCACGCTCGATGTGCTCGACGGCGCCGTTCTGGTGACCAATGACGGCAAGGCCTGCGAGATCAAGGAGGCCGACTGCCGCTCCGACCCGAGCGGCCTGTGGGGCATGCCCGAAAACGAATTCGACCCGGCCAAGGCCGAGGAAATGCTCGGCTCGCGCGCCAAGGTCGAAAAATCCGTGCGCTCCGATTTCAAGGCGCTCTACGACCGCAACAGCAAGGACCAGCTGGTCCGCAGCTTCGTGGTGAAGGAGCAGGCCGGCTTCTCGTCATGGCGCGAGGAGGTCTGCCGGACATACGCCAAGGAATCGGATTTCGGCTATTGCGCCCTGCGGCTCACCGAGGCGCGTGTGATCGCCCTTGGCGCACAGCTCGCCGGCGGCGTGAAGCTTCCCGAAGGCTATGCCGAAATGGTCGCCGCCGAGGAAGCCGCGGCGAAGGCCAAGGGCCGGAAGTAGGAGAGACGGCCCGAGGGCCGTCTCGTCAAATTGCCCGCGCAGGCCTCGTGAGCCCTTCCCGGAACGTCAGCTCTTCCCGCGAGAAAGGTCGGCTCGGGCGTCGAGCGCTTCCCGGATTTTTCTGGCGAGCTGCACCAGCGTGAAGGGCTTGGTCAGCAGATTGACGTCCGGGTCCAGTATGCCGTTGCGCAGGATGGCGTGTTTGGAATAGCCGGTGATGAACAGCACATGCAGGGCGTGGCGGCGGAAGACCGCCTCGCGCGCGAGCCTTGCCCCATCCATCTCCGGCATGATGACATCGGTGATCATCAGCGCAATGTCGGCGCGGTCGCGGAGAATACCGATAGCCTCCTTGCCGCTCGCGGCCTCGATGACCGTGTAGCCGAGTTCGCGCACGCCCTGCGCGGTGACGCGCCGCGCCGTCTCATCGTCCTCGACGATCAGCACGACTTCCTCCGGCCCGCCGCGCGGGAATTCATCCTGTTTGGGCTCGGGCGCCTTCGGCTGGCCCTCTTCGGTGTCTTCGACATAGCGCGGCAGATAGAGCTTCACGCTCGCGCCATGGCCGGGTTCCGAATAGATTTTGATGTGCCCGCCCGACTGGCGCACGAAGCCATGCACCTGCGACAGGCCCAGACCCGTGCCCTTGCCGATGGGCTTGGTCGTAAAGAAAGGATCGAATGCCTTGGCGAGCGTTTCCGGCGACATGCCCTCGCCGGTGTCGCTGACGCAGATGCAGACGTACTCGCCCGGACGCGCGTCGGGATTATCCTGCGTATAGGTCTCGTCGAGTTCGGCGTTGCCCGTCTCGATGGTGAGACGGCCGCCTTCCGGCATGGCGTCGCGCGCGTTCACCGCGAGATTGACGATGGCGCTTTCGAGCTCGTTGGGATCGACCTTCACCGGCCAGAGATGCTTGCCGAGCACGCAGGCGAGCTCGATCCGCGAGCCAAGCGCGCGATGCAGGATCGCCGACATGCCGTTGACGAGCTGATTGGCGTCGAGCGGGGCCGGATTGAGCGGCTGAATGCGCGAGAAGGCGAGGAGCCTGCGCACCAGTCCGGCGGCGCGGTCGGCCCCGTCCATCGCCGAGGAGATCAACTGGTCGAGGCCGTCCTCCTGGCGCGCGAGCTTCCGCCGCATGATGTTGAGGCTCGCGACGATCACGCCGAGCATATTGTTGAAGTCATGGGCGATCCCGCCGGCGAGCTGGCCGAGCGCGTCGAGCTTCTGCGACTGCCTAAGCTGCGCCTCCACGGCGCTGCGCTTGGTCGACTCCTCGATCAGCTCGTTATAGGCGAGGCGCAGCGCGTCACTGGATTTGCGCAGGGCGTCGAGCTGGCGATGCGCCATCAGCACGGCGAAAGCCGCAACGCCCCCCAGCAGAATGACCATCACGCCGATCGCCGTCTCGAGCGTTTGCGACGCTTCAGCCAAGCGCTCGTGGCGAATGCGGTAAAGCTCCTCCTCGCGCTCGATCATCTGTGCGATCAGCACGTTGATCTCATCCATCAACGCCTTGCCGCGCCCGTCGCGCACCATCTGGGCCGCCTCGTCGAAGCGGCCCGCGGTCAGCAGATCGAGCTTGCGCCGCAGGAGGTCGAGGCGCTCATTCACCAGGGGCTTCAGCTTTTCGACGCGCCCCGATTCTTCGGGATTGTCCGCGACCAGCGCCGCGAGCTCCTGCATCTGGGCCCCGACCGTCGAAAAATCATTTTTCCGGCTGAAGTAGCTGGGATCGCGCGTGATGATATAGCCGCGCTCTTCGCTTTCAGCTTCGCGAATGACGCCGCCCAGCCGCAGAAGCGCATTTTCGACGCGGAGCGTGTGGCGCACCCAGGCGCCCGCCTCGCGGCGATATTTTTCCGTGCGAACGGTCACCAGCCCCGCCGAGGCGAGAATGGAGAACGCAACAATCAGGCTCACTGTCTCCAGGGACAGGATTTGCCGCGGCGTGGGCATGCATGACCCATAGGACGACGTTGGGGCGATATTAAGCGCCAGCGCCAGAAAAGCCAGCTTCGCCAATGCAGACGGGCGCCCAATTGAGGCGCCGAAATCGCAGCGGTGGGCGAGGCTTAGGGAACCTCGCGCACGGCGCCGCGGGCGGCGCTCGTCGTCATCGCCGCATAGGCGCGCAGCGCGGCGGACACCTTGCGGCTGCGCGGGCTGGCGGGCGCGAATCCCTTCTCGGCCTGAACCGCCCGGCGCGCGGAAAGCTCCGTCTCGCTCACGGCGAGCGTGATCCTGCGGCCCGGAATGTCGATCTCGATCGGGTCGCCGTCCTGCACGAGCGCGATGGTCCCGCCCTCGGCGGCCTCGGGCGAGACATGGCCGATGGAGAGGCCGGAGGTGCCGCCCGAGAAGCGCCCGTCGGTGATGAGCGCGCAGGCCTTTCCGAGACCCTTCGACTTCAGATAGCTCGTCGGATAGAGCATTTCCTGCATGCCGGGGCCGCCGCGCGGGCCTTCGTAGCGGATGACGACCACGTCGCCCTCCTTCACCTCTCCCGTCAGAATGCCCGAGACGGCGGCGTCCTGACTTTCGAACACGCGGGCGCGGCCGGAGAATTTCAGGACCGAGTCGTCGACGCCCGCCGTTTTCACGATGCAGCCGTGCTCGGCCAGATTGCCGAAGAGCACCGCAAGGCCGCCGTCCTTCGAGAAGGCGTGGGCGGCGTCGCGGATCGCGCCCTTGGCGCGGTCGGCGTCGAGCGAGTCGTAACGGCGATCCTGGCTGAAGGCTTCCTGCGTCGGCACGCCGCCGGGCGAGGCGCGGAAGAAGGTCTTGGCCTTCTCACTGGCGGTGACGCCAATGTCCCAGCGCGAGATGGCGTCGGCCAGCGTGGCGCTGTGGACCGTCGGCCGGTCGCCGTGCAGCAGGCCGGCGCGGTGCAATTCGCCGAGAATGGAGATCACGCCGCCGGCGCGATGCACATCCTCCATATGCACGTCCGCCACAGAGGGCGCGACCTTGCAGAGCACCGGCACGCGGCGCGACATGCGGTCGATGTCGCCCATGGTGAAGTTCACCTCCGCCTCATGGGCGGCGGCGAGGAGATGCAGCACCGTATTGGTCGAGCCGCCCATGGCGATGTCGAGCGCGATGGCGTTCTCGAAGGCCTCGAACGTGGCGATCGAGCGCGGCAGCACGCTGTCGTCGTCCTGCTCGTAATAGCGGCGGGCGAGATCGACGATGAGATGGCCGGCCTCGACGAACAGGCGCCGGCGGTCGGCGTGGGTGGCGACGATCGTGCCGTTGCCGGGCAGGGACAGGCCCAGCGCCTCGGTCAGGCAGTTCATGCTGTTGGCCGTGAACATGCCCGAGCAGGAGCCGCAGGTCGGGCAGGCCGAGCGTTCGATGACCTCGACGTCGCTTTCGGGCACCTTGTCGTCGGCGCCGGCGATGATGGCGTCGACGAGATCGAGCGCGTGCTCCTTGCCCCCGAGCACGACCTTGCCGGCCTCCATCGGCCCGCCGGAGACGAACACCGCCGGAATGTTGAGCCGCAGCGCGGCCATCAGCATGCCGGGGGTGATCTTGTCGCAGTTGGAGATGCAGACCATTGCGTCGGCGCAATGGGCGTTGACCATATATTCCACGCTGTCGGCGATGATCTCGCGCGAGGGCAGGGAATAGAGCATCCCGTCATGGCCCATGGCGATGCCGTCATCGACGGCGATCGTGTTGAATTCCTTGGCGACGCCGCCGGCCTTCTCGATCTCGCGGGCGACGAGCTGGCCCAGATCCTTCAGATGCACATGGCCCGGGACGAACTGGGTGAAGCTGTTGACGACGGCGATGATCGGCTTGCCGAAGTCCGAGTCCTTCATGCCCGTGGCGCGCCAGAGGCCGCGCGCGCCAGCCATGTTGCGGCCGTGGGTGGTGGTGCGGGAGCGATAGGGAGGCATGGCGAAATCTTTCCGTCTCGGGGGATTTGCCCTCGCGGGGCCTTTGTTCTTGGCGATAGCTCAGGCCGCGCGCCCCCGCAACCTCCATTGCGGGCGGCGTCATTGGCCGGGGCTGTGAGAGAGGATATAATCTTCGCCATGTCCGCGCGCCCGAAAGACCGCATGACCGTCGAGGAATATCTCGTCTGGAGCGAAGCTCAGGAGGGGCGCTTCGAGCTCGTCAACGGGGTGGTATACGCCCAGGCCGCCGAGCGGGCGGCGCACGCCAAAATCAAGCTGGCCGCCGCCATCGCCCTGGCTGACTCGATAAGGGCCGGCGGCCTGCCATGCCATGTGTTGCCGGACGGCATGGCCATAAGGATTGGCGCTCATACCGTTTTCGAGCCTGACGCGCTTGTCTATTGCGGCCCTGAACTCCCGCCAGACGCGCTTTCCGTCGAGAACCCGATGATCGTCGTCGAAGTGGTGTCTCCGTCTACCGGTCGTTACGACAACACGCACAAATTCATCGGTTATTTCGCGCTTCAGAGCGTTCGGCACTATCTGATCATCGATCCCGAAGAGCAGGTCGTCGTCCACCACGAGCGGGGGGAGGACGGCGTCATCCTCAGCCATATCCTCAGAAGCGGCGTTGCAACGCTCGATCCGCCTGGCCTGACGCTTCCGCTCGTCAGACTCTTCGGCCAATAAAAAACACAGGCCCGAAAGGCGGCAGTCATTGCCGCGATTTCGGGCCTTGCGAGACGGCGCGGGGCCGGTGGGGATTACGCGGCCTTGCGGGCGGCGGCTTCCGGGAGGATGTCGTTCAGGCAGGCGACGATCGAATTGATCGAGACGAAGCTCTGGCGGCGCAGCATCTGGACGGGGAATTCGACGTCGAAGGCTTCTTCCAGCGCGAGCATGGTGCGGATCGCCGCGAAGGGGGTCAGGCCCGCCTCATAGAGGTCGGCGCTGTCGGACAGGCTCTCGATGGGCGTATGCAGGCGGCCGTTTTCTTGCAAGAGGCGGCGAATGGTCTCGATCATCGGTCTCAACTCCAAAGGCGCGCGCCAACAGTCTCTGCGCGGGCCGGGCTTTTCGCTCGAAGTGATGGTCGCGATTGTCTGTGCCAATCGTGAATATCAAGAAAAGAAATGGGGCGCCGCGCCTGAACCGAAAATGAATTCCCGGGCGATTTAACGATTTTTCATGTAGCCTGTGGTTAACGAAGAGTTGCCGGCGCGGCCCGAATATTGTCGACGCCCCGTGCGATGCGATAGGCTCGTCTCATGAGGACAATCAGCGCTCTGGCGTTCACAATCCTGCTCGGACTGGCCCCGGCCGGCGTGGCGGCGCAGGAGGAGGGCCGTCCCGCCCTGTCCGAGGATCCCGACGGCGGGCAGTTCCTGTTCATCCCCGGCATCGGCAAGATTCCCCTGTCGCCGGGCATGCGTGGTCTCGGCCCCGCCGAACCCCCGGAACATAGCCCGTCGCCGCGGGCCGCGCCCAAAGCCGCCGCGCCGCCGCCGGAGCCGCCGCTCAGCGCCGGGGAGCGGCAGGCTCGTGACATGGCCCGGCTCTTTGCCCGGCTGGCCGGCGCCGAGGACGAACGCGAGGCGCAGGGCGCGGCGAGCGCCATCCTGCGGCGCTGGGCGCAATCCGGCTCGGATACGGTCGACCTGCTCGCCGCCCGCGCGCTGGCCGCCGAACAGGCAGGCGCGCCGACGCTCGCGAGAGCGTTGCTGGACTATATCGTCGTCCTATCTCCCTATTGGCCCGAGGGCTTCGTGCGTCGCGCGCGTGTGAAGGCGTCCGAGGGCGACGTCGCGGGCGCGCTGGCGGACCTGGAGACGGCGGCGCGGCTGGAGCCGAAACGCTTCGACGCGCTGGAGGCGCTGGGGACTCTCGCCGAAAAGGCGGGGGACAAGAAGCGCGCCCTCGACGCCTGGCGCAAGGCGCTGGAAATCAACCCCCGCGGCCCGGAAGCCGAGCGCGGCGTCCAGCGGCTGCGTCTCGAGGTCGAAGGCCAGCCGATCTGACGGAGAGGCTTGGATTCGGGCCTTCCTCCAGCTCCCACTGCCCGCCTGCGGGAGAGGGGGGCGGGGTGAGAGGCAGGCGGCGGGTGAGGTGCCTGCAACATGGTCAGCCCAGCTTATCAAAGGGGAACGCCACGTGAGCGACGCGAAAAGACTTCCGGCCGAGGTGATGGAGCAGCTTTTCACAGCCGCGCGCACCCATAATGGCTGGCTCGACCGGGAGGTTCCCGACGCATTGCTCGAACTGGCTCTCGACTACGCCAAATGGGGTCCGACGAGCGCCAATTGCTCGCCGATGCGGATCGTTTTCGTCCGCTCGCAGGAGGCCAAGCAGCGGCTCGCGCCGGCCATGTCCGCCGGCAATCTCGCAAAGACCATGGCCGCGCCGGCGACGGCGATCATCGGCTACGATCTCGACTTCCCGGATCTGCTCCCGCAGCTCTACCCCGCGACCGACGCCCGCTCGTGGTTCGCCGGAAATGACGCGCTGATCGAGGAAACGGCGTTTCGCAACGGCACACT
The DNA window shown above is from Methylocystis echinoides and carries:
- a CDS encoding acyl-CoA dehydrogenase; this translates as MTYRTPLQDLIFSLRLAAGREAFDAGGVHADIAGGLAEQTLEEAAKFAEGQLLPLDRIGDRVGSRFTEGAVATPPGWRDAYDQWRAGGWNAIAADPAHGGMGLPALLNAACTEIWNATNIAFALCPLLSHGGIEALESHASDALKATYLARIVSGEWTATMNLTEPQAGSDLALLRTRAERNADGSYRISGQKIFITYGEHDLANNILHLVLARLPDAPPGVKGISLFLAPKFLPDDAGAFTRRNALRCAGIEHKLGIHGSPTCTMIYEDATGFLIGEENNGLACMFTMMNNARLSVGVQGVALAERATQAALAYARERRQGRAPGASDTSAIVEHPDVARMLLTMASLTAAARAICFETAASIDRARRETDPARAMEADERAGLLTPVAKAFSTDIGNEATSLAVQVYGGMGYIEETGVAQLMRDARICAIYEGTNGIQAIDLAGRKLAMSGGAAVRREIADMRAIAAESDYAALAEAVEALAQASVFMAKAMKEAPAQGLAGATPYLRLFALARGGTLLEKGARLACRENDPNAARYETLSHFFAKNIAVAAPGLARMVMEGAASVTEARSVLVG
- a CDS encoding FmdB family zinc ribbon protein; this encodes MPLYAFRCQTCAHEFETLARFEETPECPACGGAHVERQLSLIAKPAAGGDAGAGESCAAMAGGAPCAGCPALAG
- a CDS encoding alpha/beta fold hydrolase, whose amino-acid sequence is MTEAETLLGARRLFVPANGLTFEVFEAGEGDRLALLLHGFPQHAVMWRGLVAPLVAMGYRVWVVNQRGYGATTRPAGRAHYAAEALTGDVVGLIDASGARDVTLVGHDWGGLIAWVVAIRRLRPLSALVAVNIPHPLCFKAALRGFRQRLRSYYVALFQIPVLPDLLLSAGRGWFTELLIRRAAGRPSSIPPAAMDIYRANAAAPGAATAMLNWYRRAAPDLFRARDLDKPVETPVFIIWGTDDVALGEECLDGTERYVRNLRVARLPGVSHFSPEDAPEQMREILEDFLRGGISRE
- the infC gene encoding translation initiation factor IF-3 codes for the protein MKSIAAPQKEGPRINREIRVREVQLIDSEGKNHGVVQFPDALALAEQAGLDLVEIAPNSTPPVCKILDYGRFRFAEQKKAAEARKKQKVVEVKEIKLRPGIDEHDYDVKMKAVRRFFEEGDKVKVTLRFRGREIAHQDIGYRLMTRVKSETAEMAKVELEPSMEGRQMVMVLAPR
- a CDS encoding CHASE3 domain-containing protein, coding for MSLIVAFSILASAGLVTVRTEKYRREAGAWVRHTLRVENALLRLGGVIREAESEERGYIITRDPSYFSRKNDFSTVGAQMQELAALVADNPEESGRVEKLKPLVNERLDLLRRKLDLLTAGRFDEAAQMVRDGRGKALMDEINVLIAQMIEREEELYRIRHERLAEASQTLETAIGVMVILLGGVAAFAVLMAHRQLDALRKSSDALRLAYNELIEESTKRSAVEAQLRQSQKLDALGQLAGGIAHDFNNMLGVIVASLNIMRRKLARQEDGLDQLISSAMDGADRAAGLVRRLLAFSRIQPLNPAPLDANQLVNGMSAILHRALGSRIELACVLGKHLWPVKVDPNELESAIVNLAVNARDAMPEGGRLTIETGNAELDETYTQDNPDARPGEYVCICVSDTGEGMSPETLAKAFDPFFTTKPIGKGTGLGLSQVHGFVRQSGGHIKIYSEPGHGASVKLYLPRYVEDTEEGQPKAPEPKQDEFPRGGPEEVVLIVEDDETARRVTAQGVRELGYTVIEAASGKEAIGILRDRADIALMITDVIMPEMDGARLAREAVFRRHALHVLFITGYSKHAILRNGILDPDVNLLTKPFTLVQLARKIREALDARADLSRGKS
- the ilvD gene encoding dihydroxy-acid dehydratase, producing MPPYRSRTTTHGRNMAGARGLWRATGMKDSDFGKPIIAVVNSFTQFVPGHVHLKDLGQLVAREIEKAGGVAKEFNTIAVDDGIAMGHDGMLYSLPSREIIADSVEYMVNAHCADAMVCISNCDKITPGMLMAALRLNIPAVFVSGGPMEAGKVVLGGKEHALDLVDAIIAGADDKVPESDVEVIERSACPTCGSCSGMFTANSMNCLTEALGLSLPGNGTIVATHADRRRLFVEAGHLIVDLARRYYEQDDDSVLPRSIATFEAFENAIALDIAMGGSTNTVLHLLAAAHEAEVNFTMGDIDRMSRRVPVLCKVAPSVADVHMEDVHRAGGVISILGELHRAGLLHGDRPTVHSATLADAISRWDIGVTASEKAKTFFRASPGGVPTQEAFSQDRRYDSLDADRAKGAIRDAAHAFSKDGGLAVLFGNLAEHGCIVKTAGVDDSVLKFSGRARVFESQDAAVSGILTGEVKEGDVVVIRYEGPRGGPGMQEMLYPTSYLKSKGLGKACALITDGRFSGGTSGLSIGHVSPEAAEGGTIALVQDGDPIEIDIPGRRITLAVSETELSARRAVQAEKGFAPASPRSRKVSAALRAYAAMTTSAARGAVREVP
- a CDS encoding Uma2 family endonuclease; the encoded protein is MSARPKDRMTVEEYLVWSEAQEGRFELVNGVVYAQAAERAAHAKIKLAAAIALADSIRAGGLPCHVLPDGMAIRIGAHTVFEPDALVYCGPELPPDALSVENPMIVVEVVSPSTGRYDNTHKFIGYFALQSVRHYLIIDPEEQVVVHHERGEDGVILSHILRSGVATLDPPGLTLPLVRLFGQ
- a CDS encoding acyl carrier protein, with the protein product MIETIRRLLQENGRLHTPIESLSDSADLYEAGLTPFAAIRTMLALEEAFDVEFPVQMLRRQSFVSINSIVACLNDILPEAAARKAA
- a CDS encoding tetratricopeptide repeat protein encodes the protein MRTISALAFTILLGLAPAGVAAQEEGRPALSEDPDGGQFLFIPGIGKIPLSPGMRGLGPAEPPEHSPSPRAAPKAAAPPPEPPLSAGERQARDMARLFARLAGAEDEREAQGAASAILRRWAQSGSDTVDLLAARALAAEQAGAPTLARALLDYIVVLSPYWPEGFVRRARVKASEGDVAGALADLETAARLEPKRFDALEALGTLAEKAGDKKRALDAWRKALEINPRGPEAERGVQRLRLEVEGQPI
- a CDS encoding malonic semialdehyde reductase — encoded protein: MSDAKRLPAEVMEQLFTAARTHNGWLDREVPDALLELALDYAKWGPTSANCSPMRIVFVRSQEAKQRLAPAMSAGNLAKTMAAPATAIIGYDLDFPDLLPQLYPATDARSWFAGNDALIEETAFRNGTLQAGYFLLALRAVGLDAGPMSGFDKATVDAEFFKNTRIRSNFLINIGYGDVAQLYPRGPRLAFEDMAKIL